The Cervus canadensis isolate Bull #8, Minnesota chromosome X, ASM1932006v1, whole genome shotgun sequence genome contains the following window.
GAgcgagagacagagacagagacaagaaagggagggagggggaaagatATCCTTATGCTGTCTCTCCTTATAAGGGCACTGACCCTATCATGAAGGCCTCACCATCATGACCTTTTGTAAACTTCTTTTCCAAAGgcctcatctccaaataccatcatattgaggttgttgttgttgggggaggggacacaattcaatccacaGCATTCAGGAATATAAAAATCACCAAGAGACTAAAGAACTGGTTTGTCATTtggcatttattctttgtttgttttagtatTTCTCATTTTGACCCCATTATAGAGTATGGGtttattgtttattgttttcctcaCAGGCATCCCTGAGAAAATGGGCCTGTATTTCCTGTGTGGTGTCTCTGGAGGCCTTATCTTTCTATTATGCATCTTTACTTCCAAAATGATCTTTGTccaagaaatgaaagaagtttCCGGGTGTATAAATTCCAAGTTGGACAAGAAAAAGCTACAGGACCAGGAAGAAGAAAACCACAATGATGACAGTTCTTCTGGTTCCTCTTTCCATCACTTTACGCACACCTATCCATCCTCAAATAGCATGTTTTGCCATGAACTGACTGCAGCTTTAGAGCATGTAGCTAAGGGAAGAAACCAAGAAAGAGATGAAATCTGGATAGCCAAAGAACCTAGTCCTTATGCTATTTACAAGATCAAAACTgccacaaaataaaatgaaacacaatgTGCGATTTTTCCAGGTGTACAGACATGATTCTATACTTTAAATACTGAAATGCCCAAAAGTCCTGGGTAATATGGATAGAAAAGTATTATTGTTAATATATTAGTTTTCAATTGTCTCATTTAGACCATGAGTTTTCAGTTTACAGTAAGGCCCCAGAAgctatgttgctgttcagttactcagtcacttctgacattttgtgaccccatggacagcagtacgtcaggcttccctggttatccaggtcattaaggcCTTCTTGgtaaagttcttctgtgcatttttgccacctcttctaaatctcttctgcttctgttaagtccacaCAGttcttgtcctttattgtgcccatctttccatgaaatgttcccttggtatcactaattgaagagatctctagtctttcccattatattgtttccctctatttcttttcactgttcacttaaaaaaggctttcttatctcttcttgctgttctctggaactctgcattcagttgggtgtatctttctccttctcctttgcctttcgcttctcttctttttctcacctatttgtagggccccctcagacaaccactttgccttcttatgtgtcttttttgggggatggttttggtcaccacctcctgtacaatgttttgAAGCTCtgtgcatagttcttcaggcactctgtctaccagatctaatccctctctataatcttaagggatttgatttagagtTTTCTCCTACcctctttattattattgttatcttGTGATGATGTTTAGCAGAAGATCTACCCTTTTagtaaaatttaaagtatacagtacagtattgttaattataGGCTATATGCTCTACAGTAAATCTCAAGAACTAATGCATTTTGTATAGCTGAAACTCTGTATTTCTTGTCCTTTGAGACCCATATGATGTGAATGTTAGAATACTTGATGTTGTCCCAGGGTTCTTTTAAACTATCctcattttatcaatttttttttctctgtttctcttcagtTAGATGATTTTCACTGCTATGCCTTCCAGCTCATAGATCCATTCCTCTGTTTCATCTACTcttctgttgattccttctagcaTATTTTAACTaggttttcctggtgactcagctggtaaagaatctgcctgcaatccaagagacctgggtttgattcctgggctgggaagatccactggatagggataggctacccactccagtattcttgggcttccctggtggcacagctggtaaagaatctgcctgcaatgtgggagacctgagatTCTGTATCATCTACTCTTCTGTTGATTCATTCTAGAGTATTTTAACATTTCAGTTAtggtatttttcatctttatttggtTCTGCTTTATAGTTTCTAACTCTGTTAAAATTCTCACTATGTTCATCAATTCTTCTTTCAAACTCattgagcatctttatgatcattaccttgaaATCTTTACTGGATAGATTGTTTATGTCCAGTTTGTTTAgctctttttctgatattttgtctTGTTCTTCATATGGAACATATCTATCTTTCTCTTCACTTTGCCTGAATTTCAgtgtttatttctatgtattaagtAGATCAGTTACATTTCCTAATCTTGGAGAAGAGGTCTCATGCAGGAGACACCTTATGGGCCACAGCAGTACACTACCTATTAGTAATCAGTGATAAAAGGTATGCAGGTGTCCCCTATGTGTACTTCATGGACGCTTCTGTTGTGGCAAGGTGGATTACTGTGGGTATAATTGTAGACTGGGCTGTCCTGGGTTTCATTTCGACAAGGCTGTGTTCTATAGAGTGGCTGCTAGCCCACTTATCAGTGGACCACATCCGGGAAGCTGGAAACAGGGCACACAGGGTTCCAGTGTCCTTCAAAAGAGGCATCACTGGAAGTACTTACACGTATGATTCCATTACTTGAAGTTCTAAAACAGGCAAAACCAACATGTGGTGAAAAACATAAGAACAGTTGTTACCCCTAGGGCATGAGAATGAGGCTAATTGTGAAGAGACATGAAGAACTTTTTCATATGATCCAGTTGGCCAAGTCCTTGGCATATACCTTAGAGAAATGAAACTCTATGTTCATATAAAAACTTATCCATGAATGTTCATATCTGCTTTATTCAACATTGCCAAAAACctagaaacaaccaaaatgtcctcCAATAGGCCGAGGgctaaacaaactgtggtacatccacacaatggaatactactcaacaataGAACATAACTATTGATACACACAACAATCTTGACAAACCTCAAAAACAATATGTTTAGTGATAGCAGCCAGCGTCAAAAGCTGACAGACGTAATGAATCTACTTACAAGACACATGGGAAAAGTAGTTTTTTAAGAGATGGAGACCAGAGCAGTGGTTGTCAAGAATTAGGCCTGAAGAAAGAGTTTGACAACTATTGAGAGTTTAAAGTACTctataatattgtgttattttGCAACCGTGGGCCAGCCCCTCATTGGTCGGGGCGCACAGTCTGTGACAGGCAGACTCCCTGAGGTCACCAATTTCgcatgcccccccacccccacccccacccccgcaggcCTGGGCCTGCAAAGACATGGCGCTGGCAGGATGCTGCTCACCCTGCCCATTGGACCCTGTCTTTGTCAGAATGCTCCCTTCCCACGGGAGGAGACCTTTGTACAGAGAAGGCAGCAGACCACCCAGTGGCACCAAGTGTGCACTGGCGGTGCTGGGCCACCATCACCACCGTGTCTAGAACGTTGGCACCACCACAAAGAGAAACCCCTGTACCGGCCAGGCACTcactccccactgccccctcctGCAGTTTCCCCCACCGCACCCCTGTAGTCCTCAGGCAAGCACTCATCAGGTTCTTGTCACAGCCCTTGGCCTGTTCTGTCGACTTCCTAGAGGTGGAGGCATACAATAGATAGGtggccttctgtgtctggctgcTGTCACTGAGCATAGGGCCCATGCCCGTGGTGGCACAAATCagcacttctttccttttcctggctgaatagtatttcactgTTTGGCTAGACCACACATGTTTTGTATCCACTCAGCagtggatggacatttgggtgaCTTCTCCCTTGTGCCTACTGTGGTGGACATTCCTCTATGGGGTTCTGTGTGAATGCCTGTTTTCAGCTCTTTGGGATGTATGTCCATGAATACATTTATGGGTTTATTTCCAGACTCTTAATTgtattccactgatctatgtgtctatcccTATGCTAGTACTACACAGTTCTGATAGCTGTAGTTTTGGAGTAAGTTTTGAAATACGGAAGTAGGTGTCCATCATGCCTTGGTACACTGTCCCAAATATATATTGTTAGTCTGTTTCCCGGCCTTCCTGAAAGGGACCTAGAAGTTTTTAGTGAGTGTGATTTTGAACTAGGAGAATACCTTTTGGGGCCTATTGGACACTGGCTCTGATCTCACACTAATTCCAAGATGCCCCAAGTGTCATTATGGTCCATCAGTCATAGTAGGAGCTTATTTTAGGTCAAGGGATCAATGAAATTTTATCTTAGGCCCATCTCCATTGGGTCAGGTGTGAACCCAAACCAACCCCATGCTTATCTATACAGTTCTGGAATGCAAAATAGGATAGACATATTCAGCAGCTGGCAGAGTCCACAACACATCTGTTCCCTGACCTGCAGAGTGAGGGCCATTTTGGCATGGATGGCAAAATGGAAGCAATTAGAATTGCCTCTATCTAGAAATATAGTATACCAAATTGTTGCACATACCTGAGTGGATTTCAGTGATTTGCAGTACCATCAAGGGCTACAAACATGCAGGAGTGATGATTTCCTCCACATCCCCATTAAAAGTAGCCTATTTGGCCTGTGCAGAAAACAGATGGTCTTGGAGAATGAGAGTGGGTTTTCATTAGCTTGACCAGGTGGTGATTTCAATTTCAGGTGATGTACCAATGTAGTTTCATTGCTTGAGCAAATTGACATCTCCAGTGCCATGCTACCtgcccccttcatggatcacagccttgtcatggtgaaggcacttgtataactcaatgaagctatgatcCATGCCATGCAGGCCCACTGAAGACGGATCAGTCATATTGGAGAGTTCTGACATATCATGGtccactggaagaggaaatggcaacccacttcagtattctgcctTGAAAACTCCATGGAGAataggaaaagacaaaaagatatgacaccagaagatgatctccccaggttggaaggtgtccaataagCTACTGGTAAAGAGTGGAGGTCAATTCAgataccattatatctactatgtGGCCAAGAattgcttagaagaaatggaatagtttaatagtcaataaaagagactAAAATGGAATTCTTGGGtccaatctcaaaaatgacagaatgatttcagtCTGTctccaagcaaaccattcaacatcacagtaatccaagtctatgtcccaatcactgatgccaaagaagctgaagttgaacggttctatgaagacctaaaacaccttctagaactaacaccaaaaagatgtccttttcatcatagaggactggaatgcaaaaataagaaGTCAAGTGACACCcaaaataacaggcaaatttggccttggagtacaagatgaagcagggaaaaggcaaagagagttttgccaggagaatgcactggtcatagcaaacaccctcttcccacaacacaagagacaactctatgtatggacatcatcagatggtcaatacctaaatcagattgattatattttctgcagccaaagatgcagaatttctatacagtcagcaaaaacaagacgtggagctgactgtgactcagatcatgagctctttattgcaaaattcaggcatACAGGGAGAATGGAAGGGAAGAACGTagggaaagaatgggaaagaagaaTGTAGGGAAAGAATGTAcaggaagaatgaagggaaaaccaataggccattcaggtataacctaaatcaaatcccagtggaggtgatgagtagattcaagtgattagatgtggtagacagagttcctgaaggactatggacaggggttcataacattgtacagtaggcagtgaccaaaactctCCCCCCAAAAGaggaatgcaagaaggcaaagtggttgtctgaggaggttttacaaacaactgagcaaagaagagaagcaaaaggcaaacgggaaagggaaagatatacccaactgaatgcagagttcaagagaatagcatggagagatgaGGAAGACttgttaaatgaacaatgcaaataaatagaggaaaaccacagactgtgtggatcacagcaaactgtggaaaattcttagagatgggataccataccagaccaccttactgtctcctgagaaacctgtatgcaggtcaagaagcaacagttagactgggccatggaacaacatactAGTTCCATATTCGGAAAGGtgtatggcaaggctgtatattgtcatcctgcttatttatcttatatgcagaatatattcaTGCCAAATGCTGAGCTgaatgagtcacaagctggaatcacgatttctgggagaaatgtcaacaacctcagatatgcagatgatacaactctaatgtcagaaagtgaagaggaactaaagagcctcttgagggtgaaagaagagagtgaaagatctggcttaaaactcaatattcaaaaacctACATTCAtagcatccagccccatcacttcatggcaaatagaaggggaaaatgtggatgTAGTGATAGATTTTGacttctggggctccaaaatcactgtggatggtgactgcagccatgagattaaaagacgcttgctccttggaagaaagactgatgagaaacctagacagtgtgttgaaaagcagagaagttgctgataaaggtctgtatagtcaaggctatggtcttcccagtgctcaCGTACGGTTGTGAGATCTTTACTGTAAAGttggcagaacaccaaagaattgatgcctcagactgtggtgctggaaaagactcctgaaagtcccttggacagctaggagataaaaccagtaagtcttaaggaaatcaatcctgaatacttgttggaagaactgatgctgaagctccagcattTTGGTCATCTGGTGGAAcagtcaattcattggaaaagtccctgatgcttggaaagattgagggtagaagaagagggcatcaaaggatgagatgtctggatggtatcaccaatacaatggacatgaacttgggcaaactcaggaGATGgtcagggacagggaggcctgttgtgttGCAATTCATgtggatcataaagagtcagacacgactgtgtgactgaacaacacaatgaTAATTCTATGTTTCTTTTATTGAGGAACCACCAACCTCACTGATTTCCACAGGGGTCTGCCATTTTTGCATTCCCAAAAAGCAGTGAATGAAGGTCCCAGTTTGTCCACATCTTCTCCAaaacttgttatttttttgtttttttttttttttgcttgtaatAACCATtgtagtgggtgtgaagtggtatctcacagtgatttttatttgcatttctctaatggctaaagattaataatctcagatatgcagatgacaccacccttatggcagaaaatgaagaagaactaaagagtctcttgatgaaagtgaaagaggacagtgaaaaagttggctgaaagctcaacattcagaaaactaagatcatggcatctggtcccatcacttcatggcaaatagatggggaaacagtggctgactttatttttatgggctccaaaatcactgcagatggtgattgcatccatgaaattaaaagacaattactccttggaaggaaagttatgaccaacctagacagcatattaaaaagcagagacatcaagtgtagtatctgttctaatcagtttaatatctgatacgtcctctatccgaggacaatatattaaatggatttttggaATTAGGAGTTGGAATAGGAGCTTGCTCCGtccactccaaaaaaaaaaaaaaaaaaaaagcagagacattactttgtcaacataggtccgtctagtcaaggctatggtttttccagtggtcatgtatggatgtgagagttgaactataaagaaagctgagtgctgaaaaattgatgcttttgaactgtgatgttggagaagactcttgagagtcctgtggactgcaaggagatccaaccagtccatcctaaaggagataagttctgggtgttcactggaaggactcatgttgaagctgaaactccaatactttggacacctgatgcgaagagatgactcattggaaaagaccctgatgctgggaaagattgagggcaggagaagaaggggattacggaggatgagatggttggatggcatcaccgactcaatggacatgggtttgggtggactccaggagttggtgataggcagggagacctggcgtgctgcggttcatggggttgcaaagagttggacatgactgagcgactgagctgaactgaatggctaaatatgttgagcatcttttctcgTGCTTCTTGGACATTTGCACATCTGCTTTGGAGGAATgcctattcaagtcctttgcttatttaattaggttgcttgtctttttg
Protein-coding sequences here:
- the LOC122435800 gene encoding protein eva-1 homolog C-like; the protein is MEGKQKCEVTNTNGPVIECLAPDTLQGVLRQCQKKENCTLFADTVTFGEPCFPGVKKQLQVFYICVPIKLLQEIDHSSMDPFTLSDYIYGIPEKMGLYFLCGVSGGLIFLLCIFTSKMIFVQEMKEVSGCINSKLDKKKLQDQEEENHNDDSSSGSSFHHFTHTYPSSNSMFCHELTAALEHVAKGRNQERDEIWIAKEPSPYAIYKIKTATK